The following are encoded in a window of Novosphingobium sp. ZN18A2 genomic DNA:
- a CDS encoding thiamine pyrophosphate-binding protein yields the protein MSLTVAELLTRTLAEIGVSHVFGIVGDALNPFTDALRRDDRIGWVGVRHEEGAALAAAGQAKLTGRLAVCCGTTGPGGNHLVAGLYEARKDHAPVLAISGGVPSAKRGLDYHQEDDPVELFRDVSVYSELVASPEQAPGVIRQAIAEAYGRKGVAHLSIPPDVFSAKVEIDAIPGLATLRPRPAFAPAEGEIDRAALMIAEAEKIAVFCGEGCRGAEVELVQLAERLQAPLMHTFRGKDLLPFDNAYWIGGVGMIGGRPGVDALHDADLMLMVGTDYPYSEYLPQHGKVIQIDERAEALGRRAPAGLGVVGSVKPALARLIERLPQRSDSAFLDKVKADRAEWNAMLDEKASPSRTGHRLHPQQLARAISDRVAQDAIWVTDTGEVTLWAANWFRQNGRQRMTGSFNNGAVGTGMGIANGVQALDPARQVVLHAGDGGFTMLCSEFMTAVEHKLPVKVVVYDNSGWGLVHLEMEGAALPAAKGTEFPNMDFAAFARACGGEGFSVHTTGELPGTIESWLSAPGPAILHAMVDPDEIPAMPHIDIGQAARFGIARIREAWLSLTGRENEA from the coding sequence ATGTCGCTGACCGTCGCCGAACTTCTGACCCGGACGCTTGCCGAAATCGGCGTCAGCCATGTCTTCGGGATCGTCGGCGACGCGCTGAACCCCTTCACCGATGCGCTGCGGCGCGACGACCGTATCGGCTGGGTCGGCGTGCGGCACGAGGAAGGCGCCGCACTCGCCGCCGCCGGACAGGCGAAGCTGACCGGGCGGCTGGCGGTGTGTTGCGGCACCACCGGGCCGGGCGGAAACCATCTTGTCGCCGGCCTTTACGAAGCGCGCAAGGACCATGCGCCGGTGCTGGCGATTTCCGGCGGGGTGCCGTCCGCCAAGCGGGGGCTGGACTATCACCAGGAAGACGATCCGGTGGAGCTGTTCCGCGACGTGTCGGTCTATTCCGAACTTGTCGCCAGCCCGGAACAGGCGCCGGGCGTGATCCGCCAGGCCATTGCCGAAGCCTATGGCCGCAAGGGCGTGGCGCATCTTTCGATCCCGCCCGACGTGTTTTCCGCGAAAGTGGAAATCGATGCGATACCCGGTCTTGCCACCCTGCGCCCGCGACCGGCCTTCGCCCCGGCGGAGGGCGAGATAGACCGGGCCGCGCTGATGATTGCGGAGGCTGAAAAGATCGCGGTGTTCTGCGGCGAAGGGTGTCGCGGCGCGGAAGTGGAACTGGTGCAGCTGGCCGAACGGCTGCAGGCTCCGCTGATGCACACCTTTCGCGGCAAGGACCTGTTGCCGTTCGACAATGCCTACTGGATCGGCGGCGTCGGCATGATCGGCGGCAGGCCGGGCGTGGACGCGCTGCACGATGCCGACCTGATGTTGATGGTGGGCACGGACTATCCCTATTCGGAATACCTGCCCCAGCACGGCAAGGTGATCCAGATCGACGAGCGGGCAGAGGCGCTGGGCCGCCGGGCACCGGCAGGGCTGGGCGTGGTCGGATCGGTCAAGCCCGCACTCGCCCGCCTGATCGAACGCCTGCCCCAGCGTAGCGACAGCGCGTTTCTGGACAAGGTCAAGGCAGACCGCGCCGAATGGAACGCGATGCTGGACGAAAAGGCCAGCCCGTCACGAACGGGCCACCGGCTCCACCCGCAGCAACTGGCGCGCGCGATCAGTGACCGCGTGGCGCAGGACGCGATCTGGGTAACGGATACCGGCGAAGTCACGCTGTGGGCCGCGAACTGGTTCCGCCAGAACGGGCGCCAGCGCATGACCGGATCGTTCAACAACGGCGCCGTGGGCACGGGAATGGGCATCGCAAACGGTGTGCAGGCGCTCGATCCCGCGCGCCAGGTGGTGCTCCACGCGGGCGACGGCGGCTTCACGATGCTGTGCAGCGAATTCATGACCGCAGTCGAGCACAAGCTGCCGGTAAAGGTGGTGGTTTACGACAACAGCGGCTGGGGCCTCGTCCACCTGGAAATGGAGGGCGCGGCGCTGCCGGCGGCAAAGGGCACCGAGTTTCCGAACATGGATTTCGCGGCCTTCGCCCGGGCCTGTGGCGGCGAAGGCTTCTCCGTCCACACCACCGGCGAATTGCCGGGCACGATCGAAAGCTGGCTGTCGGCCCCCGGCCCGGCAATCCTCCACGCGATGGTCGATCCGGACGAAATCCCGGCCATGCCGCACATCGACATTGGCCAGGCCGCACGCTTCGGCATCGCACGCATCCGCGAGGCGTGGCTTTCGTTGACCGGCCGCGAAAACGAAGCCTGA
- a CDS encoding DUF1761 domain-containing protein, with amino-acid sequence MGPVNWLAVVVATAVALGVSGLWYGPLFGRAKLEEVGPGGLGTRTSPGRTLMISALLLLVSSTMIGHMFARVGEATLSVKPWLYFMMSGGLAIAFVIPALWTSYSHQRISTRLAMIDAGYWLFAYLSMGLVFFLFG; translated from the coding sequence ATGGGACCGGTAAACTGGCTTGCCGTGGTAGTCGCAACTGCCGTAGCGCTGGGTGTGTCCGGCCTGTGGTACGGACCGCTGTTCGGCCGCGCCAAGCTTGAGGAGGTTGGACCCGGCGGCCTGGGTACGCGCACGTCGCCCGGGCGGACCCTCATGATCAGCGCCCTGCTGCTGCTGGTTTCCTCGACCATGATCGGCCACATGTTCGCGCGAGTGGGCGAAGCAACGCTTTCGGTGAAGCCGTGGCTCTATTTCATGATGTCGGGCGGGCTGGCGATCGCGTTCGTCATTCCGGCGCTGTGGACCAGCTATTCGCACCAGCGCATTTCCACCCGGCTGGCCATGATCGACGCCGGTTACTGGCTGTTCGCCTATCTATCGATGGGGCTGGTCTTCTTCCTGTTCGGCTAG
- a CDS encoding TorF family putative porin, which yields MKIYIAAALAACAIPASALAEETDPPGAFEVSGSAALVSDYRFRGVSQTDKQMAVQAGATVTHASGIYVGTWASNLAGWGTFGGSNMELDIYGGYSAAIASGVTLDVGLTWYMYPGGADTTDFAEPYVKLSGDLGPANMLVGVAYAPKQKALANVSNTPQSNGQSQDNLYIWTDLGAGIPGTPFSARAHLGYSNGNPGLGPNGTSIAPTGEYFDWLLGLDYALGPVTLGVSYVDTDISRAGSAYLLPGFASTKDGSTIAGSTVLFSATASF from the coding sequence ATGAAAATATATATCGCCGCGGCGCTTGCCGCGTGTGCCATTCCGGCTTCGGCGCTTGCCGAAGAGACCGATCCGCCCGGCGCCTTCGAAGTGTCGGGCAGCGCGGCGCTCGTCTCCGACTATCGCTTTCGCGGCGTATCGCAGACTGACAAGCAGATGGCCGTCCAGGCGGGTGCGACCGTTACCCACGCCAGCGGCATCTATGTCGGCACATGGGCCTCCAACCTTGCCGGGTGGGGCACCTTCGGCGGCTCCAACATGGAACTGGACATCTATGGCGGATACAGCGCCGCGATCGCCAGCGGGGTGACGCTGGACGTCGGCCTTACGTGGTACATGTATCCCGGCGGCGCGGACACGACCGACTTTGCCGAACCCTATGTGAAGCTGTCGGGCGACCTTGGCCCCGCGAATATGCTGGTTGGCGTTGCCTATGCGCCGAAGCAGAAGGCGCTGGCGAACGTATCCAACACACCGCAAAGCAACGGACAGAGCCAGGACAACCTGTATATCTGGACGGACCTTGGCGCGGGGATTCCCGGCACCCCGTTCTCCGCCCGCGCGCACCTTGGCTATTCTAACGGCAACCCGGGCCTTGGCCCCAACGGCACCAGCATCGCCCCCACGGGCGAATACTTCGACTGGTTGCTGGGGCTCGACTATGCGCTCGGCCCGGTCACGCTGGGCGTGTCCTATGTCGATACCGACATCTCCCGGGCGGGATCGGCCTATCTCCTGCCGGGCTTCGCATCGACCAAGGACGGATCGACCATCGCCGGATCGACGGTGCTCTTTTCGGCAACGGCCTCGTTCTAG
- the rimO gene encoding 30S ribosomal protein S12 methylthiotransferase RimO: MASQTPQDTTRIPASPRVGMVSLGCPKALVDSERILTRLRADGYAMSADYAGADVVLVNTCGFLDSAKEESLAAIGEAIAENGRVIVTGCMGNEAETIRARFPDVLAVTGAHQYEAVVDAVHDAAPPARGPFVDLIPQPDIKLTPRHYGYLKISEGCNHSCAFCIIPQLRGKLASRRIDAVLREAEKLVAAGTNELLVISQDTSAYGVDVRHETRDWKGHPVRTHMTDLARELGGLRTPGGQVPWVRLHYVYPYPHVDAVIPLMAEGLVTPYLDIPFQHASPSVLKAMKRPANEAKVLERLKSWREICPDVAIRSSFVVGFPGETEDDFRYLLDWLDEAQLDRVGGFRFEPVEGAAANDLPGAVPEEVKEERYARLMEKTEAISAAKLAAKVGRTIPVIVDEVGEPDEDGDIGATARSQADAPEIDGAVYLRNVPASLKPGDIVDVAIEDADAHDLYGAIAGA; this comes from the coding sequence ATGGCATCGCAAACCCCGCAAGACACCACCCGCATCCCCGCATCGCCGCGCGTCGGCATGGTCAGCCTCGGCTGTCCGAAAGCACTGGTCGATTCCGAACGCATCCTCACGCGACTGCGCGCGGATGGCTATGCGATGAGCGCCGATTACGCGGGGGCGGACGTTGTTCTGGTCAACACTTGCGGCTTCCTCGATTCCGCCAAGGAAGAAAGCCTGGCCGCGATTGGCGAGGCCATTGCCGAAAACGGTCGCGTAATCGTGACCGGCTGCATGGGGAACGAGGCCGAAACGATCCGCGCGCGTTTTCCCGACGTACTGGCGGTAACCGGCGCGCACCAGTATGAGGCGGTTGTCGATGCCGTGCACGACGCGGCGCCCCCGGCGCGCGGTCCGTTTGTCGACCTGATCCCGCAGCCCGATATAAAGCTCACCCCGCGCCATTACGGCTATCTGAAGATATCCGAGGGCTGCAACCATTCCTGCGCGTTCTGCATCATCCCGCAACTGCGTGGAAAGCTCGCCAGCCGCCGCATAGACGCGGTGCTGCGCGAAGCGGAAAAGCTGGTCGCGGCGGGGACGAATGAACTGCTGGTGATCAGCCAGGACACCTCTGCCTATGGCGTCGACGTGCGGCACGAGACGCGCGACTGGAAGGGGCATCCGGTCCGCACGCACATGACCGACCTTGCCCGCGAACTGGGCGGGTTGCGCACGCCCGGGGGGCAGGTGCCGTGGGTGCGGCTGCACTATGTTTACCCCTACCCTCACGTCGACGCGGTGATCCCGCTGATGGCCGAAGGGCTGGTCACGCCCTATCTCGACATTCCCTTTCAGCACGCCAGCCCGTCTGTCCTGAAAGCCATGAAGCGACCGGCGAACGAGGCCAAGGTGCTCGAGCGCCTGAAATCCTGGCGCGAAATTTGTCCCGACGTCGCCATCCGTTCCAGCTTCGTCGTCGGCTTCCCCGGTGAGACCGAGGACGATTTCCGCTACCTGCTCGACTGGCTGGACGAAGCACAGCTTGACCGGGTGGGCGGCTTCCGGTTCGAGCCGGTCGAAGGCGCGGCGGCCAACGATCTGCCCGGTGCCGTGCCCGAAGAGGTGAAGGAAGAACGCTACGCCCGTCTGATGGAAAAGACCGAGGCGATCAGCGCGGCGAAGCTGGCGGCAAAGGTCGGGCGGACGATCCCGGTAATCGTCGACGAAGTGGGCGAGCCCGACGAGGACGGCGATATCGGCGCAACCGCGCGCAGCCAGGCCGACGCGCCAGAGATCGACGGCGCGGTTTACCTGCGCAACGTGCCAGCATCGCTGAAACCCGGCGATATCGTGGACGTGGCGATAGAAGACGCTGACGCGCACGACCTGTACGGAGCCATCGCCGGCGCGTGA
- a CDS encoding cation diffusion facilitator family transporter gives MASGSTRTILIALGANVGIAVAKFVAAGITGSSAMLTEGVHSLVDSTNQVLLLYGRKRSRAPADAQHPFGYGRELYFWSFVVAILVFSLGAGVSVYEGIIHILEPEPASDPLVAFVVLAIAFMLEGWSVIAALKDFNAHRRGTILQEIRDTKDAPTLVILLENAGALVGLAVAAAGLALSLVTGNPFFDGFASVLIGLVLGILAIMLLYEAKSLLIGESADPELVDAIRTCAEAHKGIVSVREVLTLHAAPDMVTAIITADFDDAISAGEVERIVAAIERKVGAGFPIVARVYVRPQDASARIQAA, from the coding sequence ATGGCAAGCGGTTCGACGCGCACGATCCTGATCGCGCTGGGGGCGAACGTGGGCATTGCGGTGGCGAAATTCGTCGCGGCCGGGATCACGGGCTCTTCAGCGATGCTGACCGAAGGCGTGCACAGCCTGGTCGATTCGACCAACCAGGTGCTGCTGCTCTATGGCCGCAAAAGGTCACGTGCGCCGGCCGATGCGCAGCACCCGTTCGGTTACGGGCGGGAACTTTATTTCTGGAGCTTCGTGGTCGCGATCCTGGTGTTCTCGCTGGGCGCGGGCGTTTCGGTTTACGAAGGCATCATCCACATCCTGGAGCCGGAACCGGCGAGCGATCCGCTGGTCGCCTTCGTGGTGCTGGCCATCGCCTTCATGCTTGAAGGCTGGTCCGTGATCGCGGCGCTGAAGGATTTCAACGCCCACCGCAGGGGAACCATCCTTCAGGAAATCCGCGACACCAAGGATGCGCCGACGCTGGTAATTCTGCTTGAGAACGCGGGCGCGCTGGTCGGCCTGGCGGTCGCCGCGGCGGGCCTTGCGCTCAGCCTTGTCACCGGCAATCCGTTCTTCGACGGTTTCGCGTCGGTCCTGATCGGGCTGGTGCTGGGCATCCTTGCGATCATGCTGCTTTACGAAGCGAAAAGCCTGCTGATCGGCGAAAGCGCGGACCCGGAGCTTGTCGATGCGATCCGCACCTGCGCCGAAGCGCACAAGGGCATCGTTTCGGTGCGCGAAGTGCTGACGCTGCACGCAGCACCGGACATGGTGACGGCGATCATTACCGCCGATTTCGACGATGCGATCAGCGCCGGAGAGGTAGAACGGATCGTCGCCGCTATAGAGCGCAAGGTGGGGGCCGGCTTCCCGATTGTCGCGCGTGTCTATGTCCGTCCGCAGGATGCATCCGCGCGGATACAGGCCGCCTAG
- a CDS encoding inorganic phosphate transporter — protein MYELAFPLLVGLIVTALAFDFLNGLHDAANSIATVVSTRLLRPVPAVAFAAVFNAGAYFLTITFPSLHKVAETIGAGLIDKNLVTPSVVFGALVGAMFWNVVTWMKGIPSSSSHALVGGIVGAGVAHAGIAGIEWTGLNKTLIAIVLSPLLGMILSMAIMLVTSWAFSRSSNRVAERSFRFLHLISSGTYSLSHGLNDAQKTMGIITVLLFSTGHLNGKFEVPHWVALSCYTAMGLGTLVGGWKIIETMGSRITKLSQHQGFSASLGGSIMVFAASLLGIPVSTTHTITGCVIGAGVSRRASAVRWGVASDVVVAWVVTIPASALVGAAFYMLTLLF, from the coding sequence ATGTACGAACTCGCCTTCCCGCTGCTGGTGGGGCTGATCGTCACCGCGCTGGCGTTCGACTTTCTCAACGGCCTGCACGATGCCGCGAACTCTATCGCCACCGTCGTATCCACGCGGCTTCTGCGCCCGGTTCCTGCGGTGGCCTTTGCCGCCGTGTTCAACGCCGGCGCCTATTTCCTGACGATCACCTTTCCCAGCCTGCACAAAGTGGCGGAAACGATCGGCGCCGGCCTGATCGACAAGAACCTGGTCACGCCTTCGGTAGTGTTCGGGGCACTGGTGGGCGCGATGTTCTGGAACGTCGTCACCTGGATGAAGGGCATCCCCTCGTCCTCAAGCCACGCGCTTGTCGGCGGCATCGTGGGTGCGGGCGTCGCGCACGCGGGCATCGCCGGTATCGAGTGGACCGGCCTCAACAAGACGCTGATCGCCATCGTGCTGTCTCCGCTTCTGGGCATGATCCTGTCGATGGCGATCATGCTGGTGACGAGCTGGGCCTTTTCGCGCAGTTCCAACCGCGTCGCCGAACGATCGTTCCGGTTCCTGCACCTCATTTCCTCGGGCACCTATTCGCTCAGCCACGGCCTGAACGATGCGCAGAAAACGATGGGCATCATCACCGTCCTGCTGTTTTCGACCGGCCACCTGAACGGCAAGTTCGAAGTGCCGCACTGGGTTGCGCTGTCCTGCTACACGGCGATGGGGCTGGGCACGCTGGTCGGCGGCTGGAAGATCATCGAGACGATGGGATCGCGCATCACCAAGCTTTCCCAGCACCAGGGATTTTCCGCGTCGCTTGGCGGTTCGATCATGGTCTTCGCCGCATCGTTGCTGGGCATTCCCGTCTCCACCACGCACACGATCACCGGCTGCGTGATCGGCGCGGGCGTTTCCCGCCGCGCCAGCGCGGTGCGCTGGGGCGTGGCGAGCGACGTGGTTGTTGCCTGGGTGGTGACGATCCCCGCTTCGGCGCTGGTGGGCGCGGCGTTCTATATGCTGACCCTGCTGTTCTAG
- a CDS encoding c-type cytochrome yields the protein MQENEGTSQKGGSPILLPLLAAFGGGLAAMLLVNGGSLLADLAGYHQGTPTEAETPDPKTAGFQPPSPATIPDGPDGDAIRRGMAIFSDTPGNARAYVGGALSCTNCHLDGGRRPKASPMWAAWVKYPAYRSKNGQINDMEDRIRGCFMYSMNAQDSPAGGAPARGSPVYRDLEAYFHWLATGAPTGVKMVGGGFPAVKETKLGYDPVRGKKVFEQQCDSCHGADGQGSHSGRNVTFPPLWGPHSYNWGAGLAKVDKAAAFIKWNMPYGTSGTLSDQDAWDVAAYVDSHERPRDPRQTGTVAENAKKHHKGQKSYYGKVVDGKLLGAGVPGGPL from the coding sequence ATGCAGGAAAACGAAGGTACTTCGCAAAAAGGCGGTTCGCCGATCCTATTGCCGCTGCTGGCCGCGTTCGGTGGCGGGCTTGCGGCGATGCTGCTTGTGAACGGCGGATCGCTCCTCGCCGATCTGGCAGGCTATCACCAGGGCACGCCCACCGAGGCGGAAACGCCCGACCCGAAGACGGCGGGCTTCCAGCCGCCCAGTCCGGCGACAATCCCCGACGGGCCGGACGGCGATGCGATCCGGCGCGGCATGGCGATCTTTTCGGATACGCCGGGCAATGCGCGCGCCTATGTCGGCGGTGCGCTGTCATGCACCAATTGCCACCTAGACGGCGGGCGCCGCCCCAAGGCTTCGCCGATGTGGGCGGCCTGGGTGAAGTATCCGGCCTATCGTTCGAAGAACGGCCAGATCAACGACATGGAAGACCGCATCCGCGGCTGCTTCATGTATTCGATGAACGCGCAGGACAGCCCCGCAGGCGGTGCACCCGCGCGCGGCAGCCCGGTCTATCGCGATCTTGAAGCCTATTTCCACTGGCTGGCCACCGGCGCGCCGACGGGCGTGAAGATGGTTGGCGGCGGCTTTCCGGCGGTGAAGGAAACCAAGCTGGGCTATGATCCCGTTCGCGGGAAGAAGGTGTTCGAACAGCAGTGCGATTCCTGCCACGGTGCGGACGGGCAGGGCAGCCATTCCGGCCGCAACGTCACCTTCCCGCCGCTTTGGGGGCCGCACAGCTATAACTGGGGCGCGGGGCTGGCGAAGGTCGACAAGGCCGCGGCCTTCATCAAGTGGAACATGCCCTATGGCACCAGCGGCACCCTGAGCGATCAGGACGCTTGGGATGTGGCGGCCTATGTCGACAGCCACGAACGCCCCAGGGATCCGCGCCAGACCGGCACCGTCGCGGAAAACGCGAAGAAGCACCACAAGGGCCAGAAAAGCTATTACGGCAAGGTGGTGGACGGAAAGCTGCTGGGCGCGGGTGTGCCCGGCGGCCCGCTCTGA
- a CDS encoding magnesium and cobalt transport protein CorA, producing the protein MTIVAARRYTHGLVSHADLPIDGEACSLPPDGSFDWIGLYEPDDAEMERVRVQYGLHPLAVEDALHPRQLPKIDIYGQQIFVVARTAELVETPEGEDLIEYGQTSFFVGKGFIVSVRFGSTRAHSDLRRRLEEDAERLAEGPDYVLHAVLDFLVDGYLPLMDDLDAIAQEMEEDAIDEFPDQATIRRIFRLRRQLRRFERVIGPMEEVTKRLSVAELPVIDASSQIWFRDVLDHVRRVLARQSGLKETLASIVDTASLLEQHRQGEMTRKLASWAAILAVPTAIAGVYGMNFERIPGSHLVDGFYWLLGVMIAVCALLYWRFRKIGWI; encoded by the coding sequence ATGACGATCGTTGCGGCACGGCGCTATACCCACGGCCTGGTCAGCCATGCGGACCTTCCCATCGATGGAGAGGCGTGTTCGCTGCCGCCCGATGGCAGTTTCGACTGGATCGGCCTTTATGAGCCGGACGATGCGGAAATGGAGCGGGTGCGCGTGCAATACGGGTTGCATCCGCTTGCCGTGGAAGACGCGCTGCACCCGCGCCAGCTGCCCAAGATCGACATCTACGGGCAGCAGATCTTCGTCGTCGCACGCACAGCCGAACTGGTGGAGACGCCCGAAGGCGAAGACCTGATCGAATATGGCCAGACGTCGTTCTTCGTCGGCAAGGGCTTCATCGTCAGCGTCCGTTTCGGCAGCACGCGCGCGCACAGCGACTTGCGCCGGCGGCTGGAAGAGGATGCCGAACGGCTGGCCGAAGGGCCGGACTATGTGCTGCACGCGGTGCTTGATTTCCTGGTCGACGGATACCTGCCGCTGATGGACGACCTGGATGCGATCGCGCAGGAAATGGAAGAGGACGCGATCGACGAGTTTCCCGACCAGGCGACGATCCGCCGCATCTTCCGCCTGCGCCGCCAGTTGCGGCGGTTCGAACGCGTGATCGGCCCGATGGAGGAAGTGACCAAGCGCCTTTCGGTGGCGGAACTGCCGGTGATCGACGCGTCCTCGCAGATATGGTTCCGCGACGTCTTGGACCATGTGCGCCGCGTTCTGGCCCGGCAGTCCGGCCTGAAGGAGACGCTGGCCTCCATCGTCGATACGGCCAGCCTGCTTGAACAGCACCGGCAGGGCGAAATGACCCGCAAGCTGGCAAGCTGGGCCGCGATCCTGGCCGTGCCCACAGCGATTGCGGGCGTCTACGGCATGAACTTCGAACGCATCCCCGGCTCGCACCTGGTGGACGGGTTCTATTGGCTGCTGGGTGTGATGATCGCGGTGTGCGCCTTGCTTTACTGGCGCTTCCGCAAGATCGGCTGGATCTGA
- a CDS encoding DUF47 family protein, with protein sequence MMLVTSRRTGRWVIPKGNLMAGTPSHAAAALEAEEEAGIRGLACPVAIGSYRYRKRRRNGASLMVDVEVFPLSVSEELATWKEKDERERRWFTLAEAANAVDEPDLRELIRSFGPKEFRAAAVRTGMLNVVAKKSRIPKMFAWFQRLLPKTGNFFELFEAHALTITAAADALARLLQGASSPADHIREVNERETDADNIIREVLHTVRETFLTPFDRSAITSLIGSMDDSVDEMQAAVQAIDVYDVTEFDQEMKDMAAIIVDCARLTAEAIPLLRDVGRNGNRLHELTERMVRAENHADEVHRAGLKRNFREFGKVDTPRFIVAREIYKHLERIVDAFEDVANEIDGIVIDHA encoded by the coding sequence GTGATGCTTGTCACCTCGCGCCGGACCGGACGCTGGGTGATCCCCAAGGGCAATCTGATGGCCGGCACGCCGTCCCACGCGGCGGCCGCGCTAGAGGCGGAGGAAGAGGCCGGAATCCGCGGGCTGGCCTGCCCCGTCGCGATCGGCAGCTATCGCTATCGCAAGCGCAGGCGCAACGGCGCGTCGCTTATGGTCGATGTGGAAGTCTTTCCGCTCTCGGTCAGTGAGGAACTGGCGACGTGGAAGGAAAAGGACGAGCGGGAACGCCGCTGGTTCACGCTTGCCGAAGCGGCGAACGCCGTGGACGAGCCCGATTTGCGCGAACTGATCCGTTCGTTCGGGCCAAAGGAATTTCGCGCGGCGGCCGTTCGCACCGGCATGCTGAACGTGGTTGCCAAGAAATCAAGGATTCCCAAGATGTTCGCATGGTTCCAGCGCCTTCTCCCGAAGACCGGCAACTTCTTCGAACTGTTCGAGGCGCACGCGCTTACGATCACCGCGGCCGCCGATGCGCTGGCCCGCCTGTTGCAGGGCGCGTCTTCCCCGGCGGACCACATCCGCGAAGTGAACGAGCGGGAAACCGATGCGGACAACATCATCCGCGAAGTGCTGCACACCGTGCGCGAAACCTTCCTGACGCCGTTCGATCGCAGCGCAATCACCAGCCTGATCGGATCGATGGACGATTCGGTCGATGAAATGCAGGCCGCCGTCCAGGCGATCGACGTGTACGACGTGACCGAGTTCGATCAGGAAATGAAGGACATGGCCGCCATCATCGTGGATTGCGCGCGGCTTACCGCCGAGGCGATCCCCCTGCTGCGCGACGTGGGCCGCAACGGCAACCGCCTGCACGAACTGACCGAACGGATGGTCCGGGCCGAAAACCACGCGGACGAAGTGCACCGCGCCGGGCTCAAGCGCAATTTCCGCGAGTTCGGCAAGGTCGACACGCCGCGCTTCATCGTGGCGCGCGAAATCTACAAGCATCTCGAACGGATCGTGGACGCTTTCGAAGACGTCGCGAACGAGATCGACGGCATCGTGATCGACCACGCCTGA